The following are encoded together in the Robertmurraya sp. FSL R5-0851 genome:
- a CDS encoding sigma-w pathway protein ysdB: MMWLLRMLLIAFILFLIYSAFKFVLNPKRKLELAHEQKQFFLLDDIKNVRKNFLLTYKGVIFEGEKYLGTTDHTFEVVSIFIWPHNTSALNGLSKEDFRNIEMEVAVFYPNAKIDWKSPIHEFMKK; the protein is encoded by the coding sequence ATGATGTGGCTACTACGCATGCTTCTAATAGCATTTATCTTATTTTTAATATACAGCGCCTTCAAATTTGTGTTAAACCCAAAGCGTAAATTGGAGCTAGCTCACGAGCAAAAGCAATTCTTTTTACTCGATGATATAAAAAATGTTCGTAAGAATTTCCTTTTAACCTATAAAGGCGTTATTTTCGAAGGCGAAAAATACTTAGGTACAACCGATCACACCTTCGAGGTTGTTTCGATATTCATTTGGCCACATAATACCTCTGCGCTAAATGGTTTGTCAAAGGAAGATTTCCGTAATATCGAGATGGAAGTAGCTGTTTTTTATCCGAATGCAAAAATTGACTGGAAAAGTCCCATTCATGAATTTATGAAAAAATAA
- a CDS encoding TVP38/TMEM64 family protein produces the protein MDEELALLLVMFQAGGVFTPIIFVLFHSLRQFLFIPVVIICIAGGILFGTVAGTVYSLIGLMISSLLFFALVSKFPRTQEKLSSIRKKWFGEYRNLTVSQISILRLVPFVHYQLLNFCLMERHRGFKEYSKAAFITNLPLAFFYTVFGQFISQFTPTMIVIILFSLSILVYVLREKMTIIKWRDFFKETKLEKQG, from the coding sequence ATGGATGAGGAGTTAGCATTACTGCTTGTCATGTTTCAGGCTGGTGGAGTTTTCACCCCGATAATATTCGTCTTGTTCCATTCGTTACGTCAGTTTTTATTTATTCCAGTAGTCATTATCTGTATTGCAGGTGGAATTCTTTTTGGCACAGTGGCAGGTACGGTATACTCGCTGATTGGGTTAATGATTAGCAGTCTACTGTTTTTTGCTCTCGTGTCTAAGTTTCCGCGAACACAAGAAAAATTGTCTTCGATTCGGAAAAAGTGGTTTGGAGAGTATCGTAATTTAACAGTTAGTCAGATTTCAATTTTACGCCTAGTTCCTTTTGTACACTATCAGCTATTAAATTTTTGTTTAATGGAAAGACACCGTGGTTTTAAAGAGTATTCAAAGGCAGCCTTTATTACGAATCTTCCATTAGCTTTCTTTTACACGGTCTTTGGTCAATTTATTAGTCAATTTACACCGACGATGATTGTTATTATATTGTTTTCTTTATCGATTCTTGTGTATGTTCTAAGAGAGAAGATGACGATTATTAAGTGGAGAGATTTTTTTAAGGAAACAAAGCTAGAGAAGCAGGGATAA
- a CDS encoding DUF1294 domain-containing protein, whose translation MFTYIWIYLLVINIVSCTLMYADKQKAKKNEFRIKEATLWQFAFFGGALGAFIGMRSFRHKTKHPNFKWGLPFLTVLQIGLLLYYVWN comes from the coding sequence ATGTTTACATATATTTGGATTTATTTATTGGTGATAAATATCGTTAGTTGTACGTTGATGTATGCAGATAAACAGAAGGCTAAGAAAAATGAATTTCGAATTAAAGAGGCGACACTGTGGCAATTTGCCTTTTTTGGAGGAGCCTTAGGCGCATTTATTGGAATGAGGTCCTTTCGTCATAAAACGAAGCATCCTAACTTTAAATGGGGATTGCCTTTTTTGACTGTTCTTCAAATCGGTCTATTGCTTTACTATGTATGGAATTAA
- the rplT gene encoding 50S ribosomal protein L20, which produces MPRVKGGTVTRRRRKKVIKLAKGYYGSKHTLYKVANQQVMKSLMYAFRDRRQKKRDFRKLWITRINAAARMNGLSYSRLMHGLSVAGIEVNRKMLAELAVSDEKAFAQLADAAKQSLAK; this is translated from the coding sequence ATGCCACGTGTTAAAGGCGGTACAGTAACTCGCAGACGTCGTAAAAAAGTTATTAAATTAGCAAAAGGTTATTATGGTTCAAAACATACATTATACAAAGTAGCTAACCAACAGGTTATGAAATCTCTAATGTATGCATTCCGTGATCGTCGCCAAAAGAAGCGTGACTTCCGTAAGCTTTGGATCACTCGTATCAATGCAGCAGCTCGTATGAACGGTCTTTCTTATAGCCGTTTAATGCACGGTTTAAGCGTTGCAGGTATCGAAGTAAACCGTAAAATGCTTGCTGAACTTGCAGTAAGCGACGAAAAAGCATTTGCTCAATTAGCTGATGCTGCTAAGCAAAGCCTAGCAAAATAA
- the rpmI gene encoding 50S ribosomal protein L35, with the protein MPKMKTHRGAAKRFKRTGSGKLKRSHAYRSHLFANKSTKAKRKLRKGTLVSSGDYKRIRNLLVNLK; encoded by the coding sequence ATGCCAAAAATGAAAACTCACCGCGGCGCAGCAAAGCGTTTCAAGAGAACAGGATCTGGTAAACTGAAGCGTTCACACGCATACAGAAGCCATTTATTCGCTAACAAATCTACAAAAGCAAAGCGTAAGCTTCGCAAAGGAACTCTAGTTTCTTCAGGCGATTACAAGCGCATTCGTAACTTACTAGTAAATCTTAAGTAA
- the infC gene encoding translation initiation factor IF-3: protein MLLNEGIRAREVRLIDQNGEQLGIKSKIEALEIATRVNLDVVLVAPNAKPPVARIMDYGKFKFEQQKKEKEARKNQKIITTKEVRLSPTIDEHDFNTKLRNAIKFLEKGDKVKASIRFKGRAITHKEIGQRVLVRFAEACKEVATVESHPKMDGRSMFMTLAPKNDK from the coding sequence ATGTTGTTGAACGAGGGTATTCGTGCCCGCGAAGTACGTCTAATTGATCAAAATGGCGAACAACTAGGCATTAAATCAAAAATCGAAGCACTTGAGATTGCTACGCGTGTAAATCTTGACGTTGTTCTTGTTGCACCAAACGCGAAACCACCAGTAGCACGTATTATGGACTACGGTAAGTTTAAGTTTGAGCAGCAGAAGAAAGAAAAAGAAGCACGTAAAAATCAAAAAATCATAACCACTAAAGAAGTTCGACTTAGCCCAACCATTGATGAGCATGACTTTAATACAAAGTTACGTAATGCGATTAAATTCTTGGAAAAAGGCGATAAAGTAAAAGCATCGATTCGATTTAAAGGTCGTGCAATTACACATAAAGAGATCGGACAACGTGTTTTAGTCCGCTTTGCAGAAGCTTGTAAAGAAGTAGCAACAGTGGAATCTCATCCGAAAATGGATGGCAGAAGCATGTTTATGACATTAGCACCTAAAAACGACAAGTAA
- the thrS gene encoding threonine--tRNA ligase produces MSNVVKLTFPDGAVKEFPLGTTTEDVAASISPGLKKKALAGKVDGQLYDLKRPIEQDGAIEIVTQDSADALEILRHSSAHLMAQAIKRLYKNVKLGVGPVIEGGFYYDVDIEESLTPEDLPLIEKEMKKIINENIEIVRKEVSRDEAVQLFKEIGDEYKLELIEAIPAGETVTIYEQGDFFDLCRGVHVPSTGKLKELKLLSIAGAYWRGDSDNKMLQRIYGTAFFKKEDLAEHLRLLEEAKERDHRKIGKELNLFMNSQKVGQGLPMWLPKGATIRRIIERYIVDKESRLGYDHVYTPVMGSVDLYKTSGHWDHYQEDMFPVMEMDNEQLVLRPMNCPHHMMIYKHGIHSYRELPIRIAELGTMHRYEMSGALSGLQRVRGMTLNDAHIFVRPDQIKDEFKRVVGLVLEVYKDFNINDYSFRLSYRDPEDKEKYFDDDQMWEKAQSMLKEAMDDLGLNYFEAEGEAAFYGPKLDVQVKTALGKEETLSTVQLDFLLPERFDLSYVGEDGKQHRPVVIHRGVVSTMERFVAFLIEEYKGAFPTWLAPVQVQVIPVSPDVHFDYAKQVQELLQAEGIRVEIDDRNEKIGYKIREAQMQKTPYMLVVGDNEVAEKAVNVRKYGEQKSEVVSFETFVENLKMEVKR; encoded by the coding sequence ATGTCAAATGTTGTAAAGTTAACGTTCCCAGACGGTGCAGTAAAGGAGTTTCCGCTTGGAACAACAACAGAAGATGTTGCTGCCTCCATTAGCCCAGGGCTTAAAAAGAAGGCATTGGCTGGAAAAGTAGATGGCCAGTTGTATGATCTTAAACGTCCGATTGAGCAAGATGGAGCAATTGAAATTGTCACTCAGGATAGTGCGGATGCACTTGAAATCCTTAGACATAGTAGTGCCCACTTAATGGCACAAGCGATTAAGCGTCTATACAAAAACGTAAAGCTTGGTGTGGGTCCAGTTATTGAAGGTGGATTTTACTACGATGTAGATATTGAGGAATCATTAACACCAGAAGATCTGCCTTTAATTGAAAAAGAAATGAAAAAAATTATTAACGAAAACATTGAGATTGTTCGAAAAGAAGTTAGTCGTGATGAGGCTGTTCAGTTGTTCAAGGAGATTGGCGATGAATACAAGCTTGAGCTGATTGAAGCCATTCCTGCAGGAGAAACAGTAACTATTTATGAACAAGGGGATTTCTTCGACTTATGTCGTGGAGTTCATGTTCCATCGACAGGGAAATTGAAGGAATTAAAACTTCTGAGTATTGCGGGTGCTTATTGGAGAGGCGATAGCGATAATAAAATGCTTCAACGTATATACGGAACAGCTTTCTTCAAGAAAGAAGACTTGGCTGAACATCTTCGTCTACTGGAAGAAGCAAAAGAGCGTGATCATAGAAAAATAGGAAAAGAATTAAATTTATTTATGAACTCGCAAAAAGTGGGACAAGGTCTGCCAATGTGGTTACCAAAGGGTGCGACCATTCGTCGTATTATCGAGAGATATATCGTGGATAAGGAGTCACGACTTGGTTACGATCACGTGTACACACCTGTGATGGGAAGTGTTGATTTATATAAAACATCAGGGCACTGGGATCACTATCAAGAAGACATGTTCCCAGTTATGGAAATGGATAATGAGCAGCTTGTTCTACGTCCTATGAACTGTCCGCATCATATGATGATCTATAAGCACGGTATTCATAGTTATCGTGAGCTTCCAATTCGTATTGCTGAGCTTGGAACGATGCACCGCTATGAAATGTCTGGCGCACTTTCTGGACTTCAACGTGTACGTGGAATGACGTTAAACGATGCGCATATTTTCGTTCGTCCAGATCAAATCAAGGATGAATTCAAGCGAGTGGTAGGATTGGTATTAGAAGTGTACAAAGATTTTAATATCAATGATTACTCCTTCCGCCTGTCTTACCGTGATCCTGAAGATAAAGAAAAATATTTTGATGATGATCAAATGTGGGAAAAAGCTCAAAGCATGTTAAAAGAAGCGATGGATGACCTCGGGCTAAATTATTTTGAAGCAGAGGGTGAAGCGGCTTTTTATGGTCCAAAGCTTGATGTTCAAGTGAAGACAGCTCTTGGGAAGGAAGAAACCCTATCTACTGTCCAGTTAGACTTCTTGTTGCCAGAACGCTTTGATTTAAGTTATGTGGGTGAGGATGGGAAACAACACCGTCCTGTTGTTATTCACCGTGGGGTCGTTTCAACAATGGAACGATTTGTCGCGTTCTTGATTGAAGAATACAAAGGAGCTTTCCCTACTTGGTTAGCACCTGTACAGGTTCAAGTGATTCCTGTTTCTCCTGACGTTCATTTTGACTATGCAAAGCAAGTGCAAGAACTTCTACAGGCAGAAGGTATTCGCGTCGAAATTGATGATCGTAATGAGAAGATCGGTTACAAGATTCGTGAAGCACAAATGCAAAAAACTCCTTATATGCTAGTCGTTGGTGACAATGAAGTAGCTGAAAAGGCAGTGAATGTACGTAAATATGGGGAGCAAAAATCAGAGGTTGTTTCCTTTGAAACGTTTGTTGAAAACTTAAAAATGGAAGTAAAGCGCTAA
- the ytxC gene encoding sporulation protein YtxC: MFEIIFQNKEDAKRFHQLLKNHAQSSHHLNHETLLIEDKHIVKCDGKLEEVVVKKAFGQFIQEIKLVDWSREILKNHFCYDDEHEQEQILDIITAIVDGNRRELLSFVDVNTLNNLVESAINELFSQRLSFSFDSFQRFRLRSITTLIESVVEVAIDEYKLEQEYQIFVHTLREFLAERSSIKKVIHLIVSDTITFFDEQFFELKRKEILQLIDRKLLSNHPVYIDSVTIAPLLSMAPQRIYLYTDEPEQPLVRTICNLFEERVVVAAMNLFHDRKRKFAFAADENF; this comes from the coding sequence TTGTTTGAGATCATTTTCCAAAATAAAGAGGATGCGAAAAGATTTCACCAATTGCTAAAGAATCACGCACAATCCTCACACCATTTGAATCATGAGACTCTTCTTATAGAAGATAAACATATAGTAAAATGCGATGGAAAACTGGAAGAAGTGGTTGTGAAAAAAGCATTTGGACAATTTATTCAGGAAATTAAATTAGTGGATTGGTCTCGAGAAATCTTAAAGAATCATTTTTGTTATGATGACGAACATGAACAGGAACAGATATTAGATATTATTACTGCAATTGTTGACGGAAACAGAAGAGAACTCTTATCGTTTGTCGATGTGAACACATTAAATAACTTGGTAGAATCAGCTATTAATGAATTATTCTCACAGCGCTTGTCTTTTTCGTTCGACTCTTTCCAGCGCTTTCGACTGCGTTCCATTACGACTCTTATAGAGAGTGTGGTGGAGGTTGCGATTGATGAGTATAAACTTGAGCAGGAATACCAAATCTTTGTTCATACACTCAGAGAGTTTTTAGCAGAACGGAGTTCAATCAAGAAGGTCATTCATTTAATTGTGTCTGATACGATCACCTTTTTTGACGAACAATTCTTTGAACTAAAAAGAAAAGAAATTTTGCAGCTAATTGATCGAAAACTACTTTCTAATCACCCAGTCTACATTGATAGTGTCACCATTGCACCGTTGCTTTCGATGGCTCCCCAAAGGATTTATTTGTACACTGACGAACCGGAGCAACCTTTGGTTCGAACGATTTGTAATCTTTTTGAGGAAAGAGTAGTGGTGGCAGCCATGAACTTATTTCATGATCGAAAAAGGAAATTCGCCTTTGCGGCTGATGAGAATTTCTAG
- the dnaI gene encoding primosomal protein DnaI, with amino-acid sequence MERINDTLKKLSASSNFQERYERQKRQVMQHPDIREFIIKHSDILTSQMIERNLSKLYEYSTQCTECTECPSLEGCKNIMQGYQPQLVLVRGSIEIHYDRCPRKVMSDERRKSEKLIQSMYMPKEILHARFADLDMSGDYSGRIEAISLAEEFVENYNSSVKQKGLYFYGEFGVGKSYLLGAIANELAKKKVSSMIVYFPELIRELKGSIGDSTLNDKIEKVKREPVLMIDDIGAETVSSWARDEVLGTILQFRMLENLPTFFTSNFNFNELEHHLTYSQRGEEEKMKARRLLERIRYLAHPVQVDGPNRRK; translated from the coding sequence ATGGAACGAATTAATGATACTTTAAAAAAACTCTCTGCCAGCTCAAATTTTCAGGAACGGTATGAGCGTCAAAAGCGGCAAGTTATGCAGCACCCGGACATTCGAGAATTTATTATTAAGCATAGTGACATCCTTACGAGCCAAATGATTGAAAGAAATTTGTCCAAGCTTTATGAGTATTCGACTCAATGCACGGAATGTACCGAATGTCCGAGCCTTGAGGGCTGTAAAAATATTATGCAGGGGTATCAGCCTCAATTAGTTCTTGTCCGTGGGTCTATTGAGATTCATTACGACCGCTGTCCTAGAAAGGTAATGTCAGACGAGAGAAGAAAAAGTGAGAAGCTCATTCAGAGTATGTATATGCCTAAAGAGATTTTACACGCTCGCTTTGCGGACCTTGATATGTCAGGTGATTACTCAGGTAGAATTGAAGCAATCTCATTAGCAGAGGAGTTTGTAGAAAACTACAATTCAAGTGTAAAACAAAAGGGACTTTATTTTTACGGTGAGTTCGGAGTTGGCAAGTCATATTTGCTTGGAGCAATTGCTAATGAACTCGCAAAAAAGAAGGTATCTTCTATGATTGTGTACTTCCCAGAGTTGATTAGGGAGTTAAAAGGATCAATTGGTGACTCGACACTCAATGATAAAATTGAAAAAGTGAAACGAGAACCAGTGCTTATGATTGATGATATCGGTGCTGAAACGGTATCAAGTTGGGCGAGAGATGAAGTGCTAGGAACGATTCTTCAATTCCGTATGCTTGAAAATCTGCCTACCTTCTTTACATCGAACTTTAACTTTAACGAGTTAGAGCATCATTTAACGTATAGTCAACGTGGAGAAGAAGAGAAGATGAAAGCAAGAAGACTTCTAGAGAGGATTAGATACCTAGCTCACCCTGTCCAAGTGGATGGTCCAAATAGAAGGAAATAG
- a CDS encoding replication initiation and membrane attachment family protein produces MAQHWQEMLPVDRYEVASNGLLFEYDRKVLTLLYQPLIGPIAYSLYMTLWSQLDENRLSSDGSSHHALMNVMDSNLKQIYNARLKLEGIGLLSTYVRTEEGLRSFVYEITPPLTPSQFFLDGMLNVYLYRKVGKNQFLKLKRFFSDEHFLEKENGYENVTRSFQEVFDSAVPGNPSSHLVDDLKLEEQRVYFDRVNPETIKVDEAHFDFDLLFAGLSENLVPKRAINKKVREAIAKLSFLYGIDPIQMKNIVISAVDESSEIQIDELRKSARDWYQLNFSDQLPLLIDKIQPLPHVTTTVEPKTQEEKLVQYLEKTSPRQLLIDISGGGEPSKSDLQIIEDVMFQQKLLPGVVNVLIQYVLLKTDMKLTKAYVDKIASHWARKRVQTVSEAMELAKKEHRQYLDWAEGKQTANQTPKTSARKKAIRTESLPDWFDKEAEEKPTQTGTENNELEEKKRALQERLKKYTK; encoded by the coding sequence ATGGCTCAGCATTGGCAGGAAATGCTACCTGTGGATCGCTATGAGGTAGCCTCAAATGGGTTGTTATTTGAGTATGATCGAAAGGTGCTGACTCTTTTATATCAGCCATTGATTGGTCCGATAGCATACAGTCTCTATATGACTCTTTGGTCGCAATTAGACGAGAACCGTTTATCTTCGGATGGTAGTTCACATCATGCTCTTATGAACGTGATGGACAGTAATTTAAAACAAATTTACAATGCCCGTCTTAAGTTAGAAGGAATTGGTCTTCTCTCCACGTATGTGCGAACAGAGGAAGGGCTTCGATCATTTGTATATGAAATAACACCTCCCTTAACACCTAGTCAGTTTTTTCTAGACGGTATGCTTAACGTGTATTTGTATCGAAAAGTAGGTAAAAATCAATTTTTAAAACTTAAAAGGTTTTTTAGTGACGAGCATTTCTTGGAAAAAGAAAATGGGTACGAGAATGTTACAAGATCGTTTCAAGAAGTATTTGATTCTGCTGTTCCGGGTAACCCTTCGTCACATCTGGTAGATGACCTAAAACTTGAAGAGCAACGTGTGTACTTCGATCGAGTGAATCCTGAGACAATTAAGGTTGATGAAGCACATTTTGATTTTGACCTGCTATTTGCAGGGCTTTCAGAAAATCTTGTTCCTAAACGTGCAATCAATAAAAAGGTTCGAGAAGCCATTGCGAAACTCTCCTTCCTCTATGGGATTGACCCGATCCAAATGAAAAATATTGTGATTAGTGCAGTTGATGAATCAAGTGAGATACAGATTGATGAACTTAGAAAATCTGCAAGAGATTGGTATCAGCTTAACTTTTCTGACCAACTCCCGTTATTAATAGATAAAATACAACCACTTCCACATGTTACAACAACGGTGGAGCCTAAAACTCAAGAAGAGAAATTGGTTCAATACCTGGAGAAAACGTCTCCTCGACAATTGTTAATTGATATTTCTGGTGGGGGAGAACCATCGAAAAGTGATTTGCAAATTATTGAAGATGTGATGTTTCAACAAAAGCTTCTTCCTGGTGTGGTGAACGTGCTTATACAGTACGTATTATTGAAAACAGATATGAAGTTGACGAAGGCTTATGTGGATAAGATTGCTTCTCATTGGGCGCGTAAAAGGGTCCAGACGGTGTCTGAGGCAATGGAACTTGCCAAAAAAGAACATCGTCAATACTTAGACTGGGCAGAGGGGAAGCAAACAGCAAATCAAACTCCAAAGACTAGTGCTAGAAAAAAGGCCATACGAACAGAAAGCTTACCGGATTGGTTTGATAAAGAGGCTGAGGAAAAACCTACTCAAACAGGCACAGAAAATAATGAACTCGAAGAGAAAAAGCGTGCGTTACAGGAAAGATTAAAAAAATATACAAAGTAG
- the nrdR gene encoding transcriptional regulator NrdR has product MKCPACQNNHTRVLDSRPVDENRSIRRRRECEKCSFRFTTFEKVEEIPLIVVKKEGTREEFSRDKILRGLIKACEKRPVALPELEKITSDIEKELRSHGVSEIKSEAVGEMVMDRLAKLDEVAYVRFASVYRQFKDINVFIEELKELIKKD; this is encoded by the coding sequence ATGAAATGTCCTGCATGTCAAAATAATCATACTCGTGTTCTCGATTCAAGACCTGTCGATGAAAATAGATCGATTCGCAGAAGAAGAGAGTGTGAGAAATGTTCTTTTCGTTTTACAACCTTTGAGAAGGTAGAAGAAATACCTTTGATTGTCGTAAAAAAGGAAGGAACTAGAGAAGAGTTTAGCCGTGATAAGATTCTACGTGGACTGATTAAAGCTTGTGAAAAAAGACCCGTTGCTTTGCCTGAATTAGAAAAAATCACTTCCGATATAGAAAAAGAACTTCGTAGTCATGGAGTATCGGAAATAAAGAGTGAAGCAGTTGGAGAAATGGTTATGGATCGTTTAGCAAAATTAGATGAGGTTGCGTACGTCAGATTTGCCTCTGTATATAGACAATTTAAAGATATAAACGTCTTTATTGAAGAATTGAAGGAATTAATAAAAAAGGATTAG
- the speD gene encoding adenosylmethionine decarboxylase yields the protein METMGRHVISELWGCDFEKLNDMEQIEQIFADAALKSGAEIREVAFHKFAPQGVSGVVIISESHLTIHSFPEHGYASIDVYTCGDMDPNIAADYIAEALGAQTRENIEIPRGMGPVQVKQAKAKVL from the coding sequence ATGGAAACTATGGGTCGTCACGTTATTTCTGAGTTATGGGGTTGTGATTTTGAAAAGTTAAATGATATGGAGCAAATTGAGCAAATCTTTGCAGATGCAGCATTAAAATCAGGTGCTGAAATTCGTGAGGTTGCTTTTCATAAATTTGCACCACAAGGTGTGAGTGGAGTGGTAATCATCTCCGAGTCACATTTAACTATTCACAGCTTTCCTGAACATGGCTATGCTAGTATTGATGTGTATACTTGTGGAGACATGGATCCTAATATCGCTGCAGACTATATTGCAGAAGCATTAGGTGCTCAAACTCGTGAGAACATCGAAATTCCTCGTGGAATGGGTCCTGTTCAAGTTAAACAAGCAAAAGCGAAAGTACTATAA
- a CDS encoding glyceraldehyde-3-phosphate dehydrogenase encodes MKARVAINGFGRIGRMVFRKAICDETLEIVAINASYPAETLAHLIKYDTNHGKFDGEVVAEDDSLLVNGKRVKLINHRNPEELPWHSLNIDIVIEATGKFNAREKASLHLDAGAKKVILTAPGKGEDITIVMGVNEHELNIYEHDIISNASCTTNCLAPVVKILEDKFGIINGLMTTVHAYTNDQKNIDNPHKDLRRARACGQSIIPTSTGAAKALSLVLPNMKGKLHGMSLRVPTTNVSLVDLVVDLKREVTIDEVNDVFETASMDELKGILAITEEPLVSVDFNTNEHSAIVDGLSTMVIGANKVKVLAWYDNEWGYSCRVVDLTKHVANQLSLASENIKRVSSL; translated from the coding sequence ATGAAGGCTAGAGTAGCGATTAATGGGTTTGGAAGAATAGGAAGAATGGTTTTCAGAAAGGCAATATGTGATGAAACATTAGAAATAGTAGCCATTAATGCTAGTTATCCTGCGGAAACTTTAGCACATTTAATAAAGTATGACACAAATCACGGAAAGTTTGATGGTGAGGTAGTAGCTGAAGATGATTCCTTATTGGTAAATGGAAAAAGGGTGAAGCTGATTAACCATCGTAATCCAGAGGAGCTTCCATGGCATTCACTTAATATTGATATTGTTATCGAGGCAACTGGGAAATTTAATGCGAGAGAGAAAGCGAGTCTCCACTTAGATGCTGGCGCAAAGAAGGTCATATTAACAGCACCTGGAAAAGGAGAAGATATTACAATCGTCATGGGTGTGAATGAGCACGAGTTAAATATTTATGAGCATGATATTATTTCAAATGCGTCTTGTACGACGAACTGTTTAGCTCCTGTTGTAAAAATACTGGAAGATAAATTTGGCATCATTAATGGGTTAATGACAACCGTGCATGCCTATACAAATGATCAAAAAAACATTGATAATCCGCATAAAGATCTTCGAAGAGCGAGAGCTTGTGGTCAATCGATCATTCCGACAAGCACGGGTGCGGCTAAAGCTCTTTCACTAGTGCTCCCTAATATGAAAGGCAAGCTGCATGGAATGTCATTAAGGGTTCCTACAACCAATGTCTCATTAGTTGATTTAGTAGTTGATTTAAAGCGAGAAGTAACAATAGATGAGGTAAATGATGTATTCGAAACAGCCTCCATGGATGAACTTAAAGGAATACTTGCGATTACAGAAGAGCCACTAGTATCAGTTGATTTTAATACCAATGAACACTCTGCGATTGTCGATGGGTTGTCTACAATGGTTATAGGTGCGAATAAGGTAAAGGTTCTTGCATGGTACGATAATGAGTGGGGTTATTCCTGTCGTGTTGTTGATCTTACAAAGCATGTGGCTAATCAACTTTCTTTAGCTTCAGAAAATATAAAACGAGTGAGCTCGTTATAA
- the coaE gene encoding dephospho-CoA kinase (Dephospho-CoA kinase (CoaE) performs the final step in coenzyme A biosynthesis.), producing the protein MTLVVGLTGGIASGKSTVANMFKEMGIEVIDADIEARKAVEIGEVAYEQIVTYFGEDVLNDDHTINRSRLGEIIFNDSAKRQKLNEIVHPDVRRRMNEKKEAAISRGDQVVVLDIPLLFESGLKHMVDVVLLVYVEKDVQLQRLMERNQLTKQEALARIQSQMPIEDKRKLADKVINNNGSIDNTKKQLIELLADWKTITN; encoded by the coding sequence ATGACTTTAGTCGTTGGATTAACGGGTGGTATTGCTAGTGGGAAAAGCACAGTGGCAAATATGTTTAAAGAAATGGGAATAGAGGTCATTGACGCTGATATAGAAGCAAGAAAGGCCGTTGAGATAGGCGAAGTAGCATACGAACAGATCGTTACATATTTTGGTGAAGATGTTCTGAATGATGATCATACGATTAATCGATCCCGATTAGGTGAAATCATTTTTAATGACAGTGCGAAGAGACAAAAGTTAAATGAAATTGTTCATCCGGATGTAAGAAGAAGGATGAATGAGAAGAAGGAAGCAGCTATTTCGCGAGGAGACCAAGTAGTTGTGTTGGATATTCCACTCTTATTTGAAAGTGGATTAAAGCATATGGTTGATGTAGTTCTGCTTGTTTATGTAGAGAAAGATGTACAGCTGCAGAGATTGATGGAAAGAAATCAGTTAACAAAGCAGGAAGCACTTGCTCGAATTCAATCTCAAATGCCGATTGAAGATAAACGGAAGCTTGCTGATAAAGTGATTAATAATAATGGGTCGATAGACAATACGAAAAAGCAACTGATAGAGCTTCTTGCGGATTGGAAAACCATCACAAATTAA